The sequence below is a genomic window from bacterium.
GTTGGTGTCGCTTTCCAGATTTCCACCGCGGTTGGCGCCGTGGTTACTATCGCGGTTCTTGCCCACGGTTTTTCCGACGGCATCAATACGGTTAACATGATTCTCAAAAGCGGGGGAAGTGCCAGAACCGCTTTTAAATGGCTTTTACTCGACGCGGTTGCCCCCGTTACGGGAATATTGTCCACGCTTTTCTTCACATTGCCGGAAAAGTCACTCGGAGTTATCCTCGCTTTATTTTCCGGTTCCTTTTTGTACATAGGAGCAAGCGAACTGATCCCGGAAAGTCACCATGCCCACCCGCGTCTTTTTACGACCGCTATGACTGTATTGGGCGCGGGGGTCCTGTTTGTAATTATCCAAGTGGCGGGCCTGTAAAATTGTTTTGGAATAAAGGGTATTAACCGCAGGGCAAGCCCTGCACCCATTTGGTGCTCGAAGACTCGCTCTCTCCCGCCCCAGAGGGGCGGGGTATTAAATCCTTTGTTACGACTTCGACTCGGACGCTGTGTACAATCGGAATTGTCCAC
It includes:
- a CDS encoding ZIP family metal transporter — protein: MIFSIAAATFFLTLVGGFFSLHFKDRLHLVLGFSAGAVIGVAFFDLIPESMEIGKEFFSESTIAVFMALGFLLYLVLDRMLFFHSHGTDEHDTHVHAVSGRGILGAASLAFHSFLDGFAVGVAFQISTAVGAVVTIAVLAHGFSDGINTVNMILKSGGSARTAFKWLLLDAVAPVTGILSTLFFTLPEKSLGVILALFSGSFLYIGASELIPESHHAHPRLFTTAMTVLGAGVLFVIIQVAGL